Part of the Brassica oleracea var. oleracea cultivar TO1000 chromosome C8, BOL, whole genome shotgun sequence genome is shown below.
TTAACTGTTGTGCGATGCAGCGGTTTGTAAACATTCGAAACCATTTGAAATCTATCAAAGGGAAAATAGTTTAAAAGTACTTAAGTTACTATGATAATATTTGATAAGAAATGTTTTCCCTTCCTTTTTTCCTTTTCAATTTTCAACTTTCTAATTATATAAATACTTAGCAATATATTAAACACCAACGAAAAATATGTATTTCTATATTTTAAGAATACAAATTCTGTATTAAATAAAAAAACTTTACGCATATGTATTTGGAAATTGCAAAAAAAAAAAAAAAAATTATCGAGAAATACAAACATTGCAATATTGCATAAGTGACAATGATGAGTTAGATTCCGAGCATCACGGGTTGCAAAGAAGGCTGACACATTAGAATAACAACACCATTACATGACCTTTAATTCGTTTCTATTCTTACACTTACGGACTTACCGCCAAACCTTGTAAAATATAGGATCATATACGTACAAGAACATCAATATATATAACCCGTGAGGTTTTTTTCTTTTCATTTTTTTGGAAATGGTGACGTTTTTTTTTTCTTTTTCTTTTATAAATATCATTATCGCCTATTGGTGATTAGTGATTTACTACTACGTCTATAACTATACTATATGGTTAAAATTATTAGACTTTTTGTCAATAAAGAATATTTCATTAGTTACAAATATATTAGAGAATATCTCATTAGTTACAAATATATTAGAGAATATCTCATTAGTTACGAAATATATTTATTAGACTTTTTAAATTAAACTGTTATGAAATGAATTAGAGAATATATATTGTAAATCATATTTTCCCATTAGTTAGCTCAGTAACATACGTTTATATATTTAAGATTAGATTTCAGATACTCCAATTTTTTTTTTGAAATGTTTATTTACATAAATGTGTCAAATTATGTATATACTAAGCATTTTAAAATTTAGTTATATATTTAATTATTTTTTCTGCTATTAATTAAGTTACTTAAAATCTAGAGTTAGAATAGTTCGTAAAGAAATATGTCAAGTAGTTATACATTAGTGTATTAGATACTTCAGGTGAGGTCTTTGTGTACTATGATAAATTTAGTTAAGGATATTTCGTAAAAATCTGTCAAACAATTATGAATTAATAGACTTCAAATAAAAAAATTGTGTAATAAGATAAATTTAGAGTTAGTAGACTTCGTAAAGAAATTTGCCAAACAGGTCAGTTCAAAAAAAAAAAATTGTCAAACAGTTATTCACTAGCAGGTTTCATGTGAAGTCTTTGTGAACATAGAAACTTTTTAAGGTTAAAGAGACTTCATAAATAAATCTGCCAATCAATAATTATTTACTTTTTTTTTTTTTACTCAACTTCAACTTGATATTAACCAACAAGGGATACAAGATTTAACACCACAAGAGTGCTTAAGCCGCACTTACAACAAAGAGATTTAGTAACACCCAGGATCACTACTTGGATCCTACACTACCCAATCTATATCTTTGTTGTGATTTTCATCTCAATGAACACAAACTTCTCCTACGACCCAGAAGAAACCGGTTCTTAACCACCTAAATTGACCCCGTGGGACGAAAGCATTTTACAGCCAGCAAATGACCAAATCGAAACAAGAACAAACAAACCCACAAGCGTTAATCTCCTAAAGATAAGAATGATAGACCGGATCAACGCTTCAACACCAAAAGGTGCATAACTTGTCTCGATCCATCACTGATGGACCAAATGCTTCGCTCCTAAGGCAGAAAAACCGAAAGAGTTCCGGACTGAAAAACGGACCTCGATGACAGCAACGTAACAGGTACAGCAATCCAGATTCCAAAGGTGTGATACTCATACCACCGGAAGGGCATATACGCCACCGCCGACGCCGAGATGTAGAGCACCACCGCGTGTCTGTTGCGAGTTCCACTCCTCCGGTTGACTACTCCGAAGTGATGACGCCTCGCCACGCGCCGTCTCTGAGAACCAGAGGACAAGAACATTTTCCACCGGCCGTCTCGTCTCACCTCCGTTCATCTCACCGTCGCTCAGGAAGGTAGATCTGAAGCCAAAGGAGGTTTCCCACCGGGTCACGCGCCGTCATCATGAGGGGATCTCCGGAGATCTGAAAACGGAAAACCAGATCCGTCGCTCCCTTCAGTCCTAAAAGCCGACCTTCCCTTCAACCGCCTCCCCGTAGTCTCGCCGCTCCTCCAGGATCCACGTCCACAGTCACCTTCGCCTGTTACGGTCTCAGGTGGAGAACAGACACCCAGAAACAGCTTGCATATCGACTAGGTTTAGATCGGGTAAAGAGGAAGGCAAAAAGAAAAGAGGAAAGGTTGAAGGAGGAAGCTCCGGCACCGGCAAAGCCGAGCCGAAGAAAGAGATCAGTTGCTTTGTTCGAGAGAGAAGGTGTAGTGGGAGAAAGTTAGAGAGAGGTTTTTTTACTTGTATATAAAATATCAATAATTATTTACTTAACCATGAATTTTACCTTTTGTTTAAATATAACCTTTTTTTTTTTTAACCACAATATAACCGAAATTAAACCAATAAAATTTAACCAAACTTTAATATACTTAATATTTATGGTGCCGAAGACTTCATGTGAAATTTACTTAAGAAGTCTATTCATCCGAATTTTTTATCTACTTATATATGAAAACATTTACACACCATCTACCACTAGTTGCTACAAAAGTCTAATGTTTAGGAAACTCTGTAGTTTCTTTCTTACGATTATATCTTATTTTTTTGCAAATTTTTCATTATAGAATTTTCATATTTCCTTCCTAGGTAGATCTATAGATTATGGGGAAAATTTACTTTTACCTCATTATTAATACCATTATTCATGTTTACCTTCTTTAAAAGAATATTTTCAAAAGTACTTTATTCATTAAAAAGACAAACGACTCTTATACTTTTGCTTTATAGATATATAAATATAAATAATTATTTAAATAAATAATAAATAATTAAAAATTAAGCTTTCTTTTTATAGTTTACGAATTATACCTTTTCAAGTTCAAACCTTTTCAAGTTCAAACCTTTTTATAATTTTTTTAACTTAAAAAAAATAAATAAATTCTTTTCGAAATTTTAAATTTCCTTTTGAATCTATTTTTTTTAAAAAAAATTTAAAAATGTTTAGGTATTTATTTATTTATATATTTATTAAAATCATAAATCATAAATCTAGATTAGTTAACTATAGCGTTATAAGTATCTATTTACCTCTTTAAAAATTAAAGTAAACGTGGTTAAATCAAACATGAAAAATAGTATTAGGAATGTGGTAGTTTTGACAATTTCTCATAGATTTAAGATGTTTATTTTGGTGATTTCTTATTATTTTTGCTGTAAAATCTCTATTTTTAATTTTTTTTTCTTTAGTTTGAAGCTATTTTATGTTGTCGTATATCACATTTTATTAGCATACTTCATTGTAGACTACCAAAATCGGTAAGACTTCATTTTTCACTATATTTATTTATTTTAGCTTTTTGTGTGTTAAATTCATCAAATAGCCTGAGAAAATTCTCACAATTTTTTTTTCCAATGCAATAGAACCGATAAATTTCTTCGTCACAGATGTAGTGAATGCCTCTTTTCCACATTTTTGAATCTACAAAAAAAAATTGTTATAGTAAAATAATAAAATTACATAAAATAATAAAAAAAACATTGTTGATGTTTTTGGAAAAATATTTTAAATTTTTATGTAATAAAAGGTATATAAATATAAATATACATTTTAAATTTTAAGTAATAAAAGGTATATAAATATAAATATACATTTTAAATTTTAAGTAATAAAAGGTATATAAATATAAAGATACACACAATAGCGGCTCTGGGCAGAAGCAGTGGAAGCATCTGCTTCCGGCCATTAATATAAAACATAGTTTTCGGTAATTTTTCAAAAGTTATCACTAGCTCAGTTGGTTAATGTAGGAATAGTTTCTATCATAGGTAATAGGTTTAACTCTAGTCGGCAGCCTTTTTTTTTTATTGGACTTCCAACCTTTGTTTTATTTTAGATTTTCAGGGCCGGACCTGGATACACAAAGGTCTTTCTATTTTAGACACATAAAAACTATATATACAACTTTCGGGTACATTCTTTTTTTTTTTAAATACGTAAAGGTCATTGATTAACATTAGCAAAATATTATTCTTCAAGTGAAATTTGGTTTAAAACTTTATATAAGTTCATATAGCAATGCACCCCTCCCCCCATTCAGAGATGAATTGCGATGAGATTGTGTACATGTACTGATGTACAGTTTGTGTTTTATCTAACATTTTTTAAAATGTTATAAAATCAATGAAGAAATTTTGTGCAGTGGGAAGTTGTGTCAGGATAAATGATTCTTTACTGTTTTCTTATTCTGACAATTGAATGAAGGAATTTTTTACCCTTCACGATGTGTCCATGTTACAAATCTATTTTCCTTTTCTTTTCACCATTTTCTGTTTTCCCCTAAAACATTTCTGATAATTATTAAATTAATTAGTCGTTTAATGTTTAAAGGACTGAACATACGATTTCCTGAAGTAGTTTAGAAGAAAACCCTTGTGTCAAAGGAATTTCATAGAAGTCCGCGTGTTTTAATTGGATTAATTATTTGACTATCTCATTGGTCAACATGGTTGAATCTTTATTATTTAAACACATTGCTGTCCTATTTTACATATAAAAATGTGCCACTCTTCTAGTTTTGTATCATGATGCTCATATGTATACATATAGTTAGCCCCTCGGTTGTTTTCATAAGAAGGTTATAAATGTAATCTTCGAGCCCTTCGATCTTATCTGTCTGTCTATGTGTGCTTAGCTTGTTTAAACACTGTAAATTTGAGAATACAAGAACGGCAAAAAAGTCCAAAACAAAAAGAAACTGTGTGGAAATGATAGGGGAGAAGAGGACAAGGGAAGATATGAAAGCAAATGTGAATGAGATCACCTGACACATATGAAACCCATAAATTTGTTTGACACTTTCTCCTATGATTTACTCTATTTTTTACTCTAGAATAGAGTTGAAATTTGTTCTAATAGTACTATATTTTAGAGTAAAAAATATAATATGAACAAAAAATAAATAAGTTACTTTATATTTGGAGTAAACTTATTTTTCATTCTATTATAAAGTAAAAAATAGAATATCATTGGAGCAGTTTTACTCTAAATTTTAATTTAGAGTGAAAAATAGAGTGGGGTTAGAAATACCCCGAATATAAAGAAATCGAGTTAAGTTTGGTCTGGGGGGGAAGAGATAAATACGTTTCTTTTTGTACATTATATGGACCAGAATAGACTAGAGATATGAATTAGCTGTCTGTATATGAATGCTTTAATGTGATACATAGACTAAAGATGGTACTAGTGTTTCTTTACCATATAATCAATAAACTGCAAAAACATTGAAGAAAATATATCACACAGTGTACCAATTAATAGTTGCATTCAAAATACGTTGATGAGGATAAGTGTGATATCAAGAAATCAGTCGAGTGGAAAAGAAAGGTGACCGTAAAACGCAGATTTCTTGATTTTAACTACACTGCAACTTCAAAAGTCTAAAATATGATAAAGCAATTTCTCTATCTAAAAACTTATATGCTTGCGCGTGTTTCTCTTTGAAATCTTGGAGGGTATGCTCTCTCTATAGAGAGTTCATCAAACATTAACTATGACGGTTGGTGGTGACAATAACTCTTTTGTCTTGTTATACAAGAATCGGTGACTTTTATAAATTATTTTAGCACCTTCAAAAGTTGGAAATGTCGACCATAGGAGTGTAGTGAAAAGCCAAGGGCTCCTTGCGCTTATAAATAGAATTTGATCACAGTGTACAAATATCTTTGTTAATGATATGTGATTCACAGTCACCATCCCTTAAAATCCGATCATGTAGATGCTTTCATACCATGAAGGACGTCTATCCATTAGAGAATTAGTTTCAGATTTGTGTATCAGAGAATCATCGAAATCTACAAATCCATTCTTGTATTTTTGAGATGTCATTTTGACCATGTTATTGTCTTAGAAAGAAGCATTTTCAGCAGGCATCCGCATGAGAGGACCAAAATGTACCAAGTGAATTGCCAAGTTAGACTCACTTTCCTGCTGCAGAATCGTCTACTTTAGATTCGCATAGAACCTAACAACACAATGTTACCCCACGATGTTATCTCACTGTCTAGTACTTCATAATATATCTCCATGATGTCATTAAACCGTCTGATGTTATCCATCCTTTTATGCTTCTTTTGCTCAATGTCTAATAAATATGAGAACAGGTCATAATAGGTGGTGAAACCTTTGGCCTGATGTGATAATAACACTTCCTCTGAATGGAATGTGTCACGAGTTTTGTTTAACAAATCCTCGTTTGTTACCAATTCACCACATAGTCTAAGACTATAGGTGATTCTCATAAGATCAGAGTGATAATTGTCCACGGATTCATAATCCTGGAACCTTGGAGCTTCCCATTTTTTCTTGGATTCGTGCAACATTGGCTCACAGAATCTAGAATTCAAAAATGACCAGAGATTATGAGGATCATTAACATATCCAAACTCGTCTCTTAGGTCCTCACAGAGATGGTGTCGCATAATCATTATGGCTCTGTGTCTTTCACACGCAAGGGTGTCATTGCCATACTTGATGCACTTCCCAAGTCCTCTAGACTTCAAGACGGCTGAAGTGTTTATAGCCCAATCAAGATAATTATCTCCAGAGAGATCAAGGGCTTTGTAATCTGAGGGTATGAAACTCGACATCTGAAATCATTATTCAAAACAGGTCTTAATCAAGTAATCTTTTTGAAATTTTTCATGCTTCATATCAATGCCACACACGGACCAAAAGAAATTTTTTTTCTAAATGATGCATTTTCTTAAAACCATACGGTTTAAGGTGTGGATCAATGTATTTTTCAGATTTAAGGTCCTCTTATTTCAAACACAAGGTGTCAAGGCCTTAGGGATTCTATCTTAGATGATCAGGAAAATGTTCCATATTTTCTTCATCCCATTGGATCNNNNNNNNNNNNNNNNNNNNNNNNNNNNNNNNNNNNNNNNNNNNNNNNNNNNNNNNNNNNNNNNNNNNNNNNNNNNNNNNNNNNNNNNNNNNNNNNNNNNNNNNNNNNNNNNNNNNNNNNNNNNNNNNNNNNNNNNNNNNNNNNNNNNNNNNNNNNNNNNNNNNNNNNNNNNNNNNNNNNNNNNNNNNNNNNNNNNNNNNNNNNNNNNNNNNNNNNNNNNNNNNNNNNNNNNNNNNNNNNNNNNNNNNNNNNNNNNNNNNNNNNNNNNNNNNNNNNNNNNNNNNNNNNNNNNNNNNNNNNNNNNNNNNNNNNNNNNNNNNNNNNNNNNNNNNNNNNNNNNNNNNNNNNNNNNNNNNNNNNNNNNNNNNNNNNNNNNNNNNNNNNNNNNNNNNNNNNNNNNNNNNNNNNNNNNNNNNNNNNNNNNNNNNNNNNNNNNNNNNNNNN
Proteins encoded:
- the LOC106308524 gene encoding uncharacterized protein LOC106308524, with protein sequence MSSFIPSDYKALDLSGDNYLDWAINTSAVLKSRGLGKCIKYGNDTLACERHRAIMIMRHHLCEDLRDEFGYVNDPHNLWSFLNSRFCEPMLHESKKKWEAPRFQDYESVDNYHSDLMRITYSLRLCGELVTNEDLLNKTRDTFHSEEVLLSHQAKGFTTYYDLFSYLLDIEQKKHKRMDNIRRFNDIMEIYYEVLDSEITSWGNIVLLGSMRI